The following proteins come from a genomic window of Lolium rigidum isolate FL_2022 chromosome 5, APGP_CSIRO_Lrig_0.1, whole genome shotgun sequence:
- the LOC124651617 gene encoding uncharacterized protein LOC124651617, whose product MENGDLSTMAPSSYSDDEVDKAVDKAVDAALAAVEARSNKPGGGKKKKWKTFRYPPDEAEMLMNIQLNTYPKMPNVSPELEADFPEIFSQLRATWARCTEVAEQSNMQLLAKRDEIRREYAAKGYVTYKAEVTDEDEEEGPRRPRGGGRRRFRVGVGKHSSGARKLN is encoded by the coding sequence ATGGAGAACGGCGACCTGTCAACAATGGCACCGTCGAGCTATTCCGATGATGAGGTGGACAAGGCGGTGGACAAGGCGGTGGACGCCGCCCTCGCTGCCGTGGAGGCCCGGAGTAATAAACCCGGAGGGGGAAAAAAGAAGAAGTGGAAGACCTTCCGGTACCCGCCAGACGAGGCGGAGATGCTCATGAACATCCAGCTGAATACATACCCCAAGATGCCCAACGTGTCGCCCGAGCTGGAAGCAGATTTCCCGGAGATCTTCAGCCAATTAAGGGCCACGTGGGCCAGATGCACGGAAGTTGCGGAGCAGAGCAACATGCAGCTGCTTGCAAAGCGGGATGAGATTCGACGAGAGTACGCAGCCAAAGGCTATGTCACATACAAGGCCGAGGTCACCgacgaggatgaagaagaaggccCTCGTCGGCCTCGAGGAGGAGGCAGGAGGAGATTCCGCGTGGGAGTTGGCAAGCATTCAAGTGGAGCTAGAAAGTTAAACTAA